The proteins below come from a single Panicum hallii strain FIL2 chromosome 7, PHallii_v3.1, whole genome shotgun sequence genomic window:
- the LOC112899393 gene encoding zinc finger CCCH domain-containing protein 24-like isoform X2, giving the protein MSSSPVIKALRTHPLIRRLVYISCNPDSLVANAIELCTPTSEKQEKNKGNQGWRSMSAAGLARQRTKSMPNSEPFIPKRAMAVDLFPHTSHCEMVMLFERIGYFSVDTHSVSC; this is encoded by the exons ATGTCTTCATCTCCG GTGATCAAGGCATTGAGGACTCATCCACTCATTCGACGTCTAGT GTACATTTCCTGCAATCCAGATAGCCTAGTCGCCAATGCGATCGAGCTGTGCACCCCAACATCTGAGAAACAAGAAAAGAACAAAGGCAACCAAGGATGGCGATCTATGAGTGCTGCTGGTCTTGCTAGGCAGCGGACGAAGTCCATGCCAAACTCTGAGCCTTTTATCCCCAAGAGGGCGATGGCAGTGGATCTGTTTCCTCACACCTCGCACTGCGAGATGGTTATGCTTTTCGAGAG GATCGGCTACTTCAGCGTTGATACACATTCTGTTTCCTGTTAA
- the LOC112899393 gene encoding zinc finger CCCH domain-containing protein 24-like isoform X1: MSSSPVIKALRTHPLIRRLVYISCNPDSLVANAIELCTPTSEKQEKNKGNQGWRSMSAAGLARQRTKSMPNSEPFIPKRAMAVDLFPHTSHCEMVMLFESIILIGSATSALIHILFPVKRTPEDLSTKCTCSSFYMDGPIWSGILVRENHT, encoded by the exons ATGTCTTCATCTCCG GTGATCAAGGCATTGAGGACTCATCCACTCATTCGACGTCTAGT GTACATTTCCTGCAATCCAGATAGCCTAGTCGCCAATGCGATCGAGCTGTGCACCCCAACATCTGAGAAACAAGAAAAGAACAAAGGCAACCAAGGATGGCGATCTATGAGTGCTGCTGGTCTTGCTAGGCAGCGGACGAAGTCCATGCCAAACTCTGAGCCTTTTATCCCCAAGAGGGCGATGGCAGTGGATCTGTTTCCTCACACCTCGCACTGCGAGATGGTTATGCTTTTCGAGAG CATCATCTTGATAGGATCGGCTACTTCAGCGTTGATACACATTCTGTTTCCTGTTAAACGGACGCCAGAGGATTTAAGTACCAAATGTACCTGCTCCAGCTTTTATATGGATGGTCCAATCTGGAGTGGCATCCTAGTCAGGGAAAACCATACATAA